The Streptomyces avermitilis MA-4680 = NBRC 14893 genome contains a region encoding:
- a CDS encoding response regulator — translation MSAEETTDERASILLVDDMEDNLMALEAVLGSLNEPLIRARSGEEAMKALLRRRFAVVLLDIRMPGMDGFETAANIKRLDQTKDVPIIFLTGTDADAGYAFRGYATGAADYLTKPFDPWVLRAKVSVFLDLHRKNRQLERMLAREQERFDELAARLREIGTRVASSDHQEVLELRHHVQQMEELLRGMRQGRGV, via the coding sequence ATGAGCGCTGAGGAAACGACCGACGAGCGCGCCAGCATCCTCCTGGTCGACGACATGGAGGACAACCTGATGGCGCTGGAGGCCGTCCTGGGGTCCCTCAACGAGCCGCTGATACGCGCACGGTCGGGCGAGGAGGCGATGAAGGCGCTGCTGCGGCGGCGGTTCGCCGTCGTCCTGCTCGACATCCGCATGCCCGGTATGGATGGCTTCGAGACCGCCGCGAACATCAAACGGCTCGACCAGACCAAGGACGTCCCCATCATCTTCCTGACGGGTACGGACGCCGACGCGGGCTACGCGTTCCGCGGATACGCGACCGGCGCGGCCGACTATCTGACGAAGCCCTTCGATCCCTGGGTGCTGCGCGCCAAGGTGAGCGTCTTCCTCGACCTGCACCGCAAGAACCGCCAACTGGAACGGATGCTCGCCCGCGAACAGGAACGGTTCGACGAGCTGGCGGCCCGCCTGAGAGAGATAGGGACACGGGTGGCGTCGAGCGACCACCAGGAGGTCCTGGAGCTACGCCACCACGTGCAACAGATGGAGGAGCTGTTACGGGGGATGCGCCAGGGGCGGGGCGTCTGA
- the hemW gene encoding radical SAM family heme chaperone HemW, which yields MPSALPDGEPVPDDGSLPAHALAGAAERPLGFYLHVPYCATRCGYCDFNTYTATELRGTGGVLASRDNYAETLIDEVRLARKVLGDDPRPVRTVFVGGGTPTLLAADDLVRMLGAVRDEFGLADDAEVTTEANPESVDPAYLATLRAGGFNRVSFGMQSARQHVLKVLDRTHTPGRPERCVAEARAAGFDHVNLDLIYGTPGETDDDWRASLDAALGAGPDHISAYALIVEEGTQLARRIRRGEVPMTDDDVHADRYLIADEILSSAGFDWYEVSNWATSEAGRCLHNELYWRGADWWGAGPGAHSHVGGVRWWNVKHPGAYAGALAAGKSPGAGRELLSEEDRRVERVLLELRLREGCPLSLLRPDGLAASRRALSDGLLEPGPYDAGHAVLTLRGRLLADAVVRDLVD from the coding sequence ATGCCTTCCGCACTTCCCGACGGCGAACCCGTCCCCGACGACGGTTCGCTGCCCGCGCACGCCCTGGCCGGGGCTGCCGAGCGTCCCCTCGGGTTCTACCTCCATGTGCCGTACTGCGCGACCCGCTGCGGCTACTGCGACTTCAACACCTACACGGCGACCGAGCTGCGCGGCACGGGAGGCGTTCTGGCCTCCCGCGACAACTACGCCGAGACGCTGATCGACGAGGTACGCCTGGCCCGCAAGGTGCTCGGTGACGACCCCCGCCCGGTGCGCACGGTGTTCGTCGGCGGCGGTACGCCGACGCTGCTGGCCGCCGACGACCTCGTACGGATGCTGGGGGCGGTCCGCGACGAGTTCGGCCTCGCCGACGACGCGGAGGTCACGACGGAGGCGAACCCGGAGTCGGTGGACCCGGCGTACCTCGCGACCCTGCGGGCCGGCGGCTTCAACCGTGTCTCCTTCGGCATGCAGAGCGCCCGGCAGCACGTACTGAAGGTGCTCGACCGCACGCACACGCCCGGCCGTCCCGAGCGGTGCGTCGCGGAGGCGCGGGCGGCGGGCTTCGACCACGTCAACCTGGACCTGATCTACGGCACACCGGGGGAGACGGACGACGACTGGCGGGCCTCGCTGGACGCGGCGCTCGGCGCGGGCCCGGACCACATCTCCGCGTACGCCCTGATCGTCGAGGAGGGCACACAGCTCGCCCGCCGCATCCGCCGCGGCGAGGTCCCGATGACGGACGACGACGTCCACGCCGACCGGTACCTGATCGCCGACGAGATCCTGTCGTCGGCGGGCTTCGACTGGTACGAGGTGTCGAACTGGGCCACCTCCGAGGCGGGCCGCTGCCTGCACAACGAGCTGTACTGGCGGGGCGCCGACTGGTGGGGCGCGGGACCCGGCGCGCACAGCCACGTGGGCGGGGTGCGCTGGTGGAACGTGAAGCACCCGGGGGCCTACGCGGGCGCCCTGGCGGCGGGGAAGTCCCCGGGCGCCGGACGCGAACTCCTCTCCGAGGAGGACCGCCGCGTCGAACGCGTTCTTCTCGAACTGCGGCTGCGTGAGGGCTGCCCGCTGTCGCTGCTCCGCCCCGACGGCCTGGCCGCCTCCCGCCGGGCACTGTCGGACGGCCTCCTGGAGCCCGGCCCGTACGACGCCGGCCACGCCGTTCTCACGCTGCGGGGGCGGCTGCTCGCGGACGCGGTGGTCAGGGACCTGGTGGACTGA
- a CDS encoding MBL fold metallo-hydrolase: protein MRVTWEEAGWESVAPFVGRRRLPGWDCTVGLVIGDSAALMIDAGSSLREGALLRAEAQRLLGPGRRVTHLALTHPHFDHVFGAAAFSGVEVFGAVGLDTALAHGREELRADAVRNGLDPRAAEGAADLLVRPRHHVFGEWTLDLGGEVQVLLANVGPGHTAYDLAVLVSSSPEVVFCGDLVEESGEPQAGPDAIPSHWPAALDRLLDLGGQDAVYVPGHGATVDAAFVRTQRDELAARFGIA from the coding sequence ATGCGGGTGACTTGGGAAGAGGCGGGATGGGAGAGCGTGGCGCCGTTCGTCGGGCGGCGCCGGCTTCCGGGGTGGGACTGCACGGTCGGGCTGGTGATCGGCGACAGCGCGGCCCTCATGATCGACGCGGGGTCGAGTCTGCGGGAGGGCGCGCTGCTGCGGGCGGAGGCGCAGCGGCTGCTGGGACCCGGCCGCCGTGTGACGCATCTCGCGCTCACACACCCCCATTTCGATCATGTCTTCGGCGCGGCGGCGTTCTCCGGGGTGGAGGTCTTCGGCGCGGTCGGCCTGGACACGGCCCTCGCGCACGGCCGCGAGGAGCTGCGCGCGGACGCCGTGCGCAACGGCCTGGACCCGCGCGCGGCGGAGGGGGCCGCGGACCTGCTCGTACGCCCCCGCCACCATGTCTTCGGCGAGTGGACCCTGGACCTGGGCGGCGAGGTGCAGGTGCTGCTGGCGAACGTGGGTCCCGGTCACACGGCGTACGACCTGGCCGTCCTGGTGTCCTCCTCGCCGGAGGTCGTCTTCTGCGGCGACCTGGTGGAGGAGTCGGGCGAGCCCCAGGCAGGGCCGGACGCGATCCCGTCACACTGGCCGGCGGCCCTGGACCGGCTGCTGGACCTGGGCGGACAGGACGCTGTGTACGTCCCCGGCCACGGAGCCACGGTGGACGCGGCATTCGTCCGGACCCAGCGGGACGAACTGGCGGCCCGCTTCGGCATCGCGTAG
- a CDS encoding DUF3097 domain-containing protein: MRQYSPDLTPPWKKPKPVPEVPADPGLVVEEPGTGFCGAVIRCEAGTVTLEDRFGKHRVFPLEPRGFLLEGRVVTLVRPSGNAPVRPTRTASGSVAVPGARARVARAGRIYVEGRHDAELVEKVWGDDLRVEGVVVEYLEGVDDLPRIVTDFAPGPDARLGILVDHLVPGTKESRIAESVTSEYALVVGHPYIDVWEAVKPASVGIQSWPRVPHGQDWKKGVCRALGWPENTGAAWQHILSRVRSYKDLEPELLGRVEELIDFVTAGGPA; this comes from the coding sequence ATGCGCCAGTACTCGCCGGATCTGACCCCGCCGTGGAAGAAGCCCAAGCCCGTGCCCGAGGTCCCGGCGGACCCGGGTCTGGTGGTGGAGGAGCCCGGCACCGGCTTCTGCGGGGCGGTGATCCGCTGCGAGGCGGGCACGGTGACGCTGGAGGACCGCTTCGGCAAGCACCGGGTGTTCCCGCTGGAGCCGCGGGGCTTTCTGCTGGAGGGCCGCGTGGTGACCCTCGTCCGCCCGTCCGGCAACGCTCCCGTACGCCCCACCCGTACCGCCTCCGGTTCGGTGGCCGTCCCCGGCGCCCGCGCCCGGGTGGCCCGCGCCGGCCGCATCTACGTCGAGGGCCGCCACGACGCGGAGCTGGTCGAGAAGGTGTGGGGCGACGATCTGCGCGTCGAGGGGGTGGTGGTGGAGTACCTGGAGGGCGTCGACGACCTGCCACGGATCGTCACGGACTTCGCCCCGGGCCCGGACGCGCGCCTCGGCATCCTGGTCGACCACCTGGTCCCCGGCACCAAGGAGTCCCGCATCGCGGAGTCGGTGACGAGCGAGTACGCCTTGGTGGTGGGCCACCCCTACATCGACGTGTGGGAGGCGGTGAAGCCGGCGTCGGTCGGCATCCAGTCCTGGCCCCGTGTCCCCCACGGCCAGGACTGGAAGAAGGGCGTGTGCCGCGCGCTCGGCTGGCCGGAGAACACGGGCGCGGCCTGGCAGCACATCCTGTCCCGCGTGCGCTCCTACAAGGATCTGGAGCCGGAGCTCCTGGGCCGGGTGGAGGAGCTGATCGACTTCGTCACGGCCGGAGGTCCGGCCTGA
- the hrcA gene encoding heat-inducible transcriptional repressor HrcA → MLSERRLEVLRAIVQDYVGTEEPVGSKALTERHNLGVSPATVRNDMAALEDEGYIAQPHTSAGRIPTDRGYRLFVDKLAGVKPMTGPERRAIQNFLDGAVDLDDVVGRTVRLLAQLTRQVAVVQYPSLTRSTVRHVELLSLAPARVMLVLITDTGRVEQRMIDCPAPFGETSLADLRARLNSRVAGRRFADVPQLVQDLSEAFDPEDRGTVTTVLSTLLETLVEETEERLMIGGTANLTRFGHDFPLTIRPVLEALEEQVVLLKLLGSAGDSGMTVRIGHENAYEGLNSTSVVSVGYGSGDEAVAKLGVVGPTRMDYPGTMGAVRAVARYVGQILAES, encoded by the coding sequence ATGCTCAGTGAACGCAGGCTCGAGGTGCTGCGCGCCATCGTCCAGGACTACGTCGGCACCGAGGAGCCGGTGGGTTCCAAGGCGCTCACCGAGCGGCACAACCTCGGAGTCTCCCCGGCGACCGTGCGCAACGACATGGCGGCGCTGGAGGACGAGGGCTACATCGCGCAGCCGCACACCAGTGCGGGCCGCATCCCCACGGACAGGGGCTACCGCCTCTTCGTCGACAAGCTCGCGGGCGTCAAGCCGATGACCGGGCCCGAGCGGCGCGCGATTCAGAACTTCCTCGACGGCGCCGTCGATCTCGACGATGTCGTCGGCCGGACCGTGCGGCTGCTGGCGCAGCTCACCCGGCAGGTCGCCGTCGTGCAGTACCCGTCGCTGACGCGGTCCACCGTGCGGCACGTGGAGCTGCTGTCGCTCGCCCCCGCGCGCGTGATGCTGGTACTGATCACGGACACGGGCCGGGTCGAGCAGCGGATGATCGACTGCCCGGCGCCGTTCGGGGAGACGTCCCTCGCGGATCTGCGCGCGCGGCTCAACAGCCGGGTCGCCGGCCGTCGCTTCGCGGACGTGCCGCAGCTCGTGCAGGACCTGTCCGAGGCGTTCGATCCCGAGGACCGGGGTACGGTCACGACCGTGCTCTCCACTCTTCTGGAGACGCTCGTCGAGGAGACCGAGGAGCGGCTGATGATCGGCGGCACCGCCAATCTCACCCGCTTCGGACATGACTTCCCTCTCACGATCCGGCCGGTCCTCGAGGCGCTGGAGGAGCAGGTCGTGCTCCTCAAGTTGCTTGGTTCGGCCGGGGATTCGGGCATGACCGTACGGATCGGTCACGAGAACGCGTATGAGGGACTCAACTCCACGTCCGTGGTCTCCGTCGGCTACGGTTCGGGCGACGAGGCAGTAGCCAAACTCGGCGTGGTCGGACCGACCCGCATGGATTACCCGGGAACGATGGGAGCGGTACGCGCAGTGGCACGGTACGTCGGACAGATCCTGGCGGAGTCGTAA
- a CDS encoding HAMP domain-containing protein has protein sequence MSENSATRVLEDGQIRASDLRPLLAAMTAARDGIFTRVPETGHGLVAELSTAFNQIMDRNAHFNSEVQRVRRELVRHGRLDERLSASPGQGYWAARVSDVNQLLDALVAPAANATRVLDAVAGGDLTQRVDLHDGNRQLRGDLRRLGRAVNKMVDQLSLFTGEVTRVAREVGTEGRLGGRAKVQGLSGSWRDVTEAVNTMASRLTAQVRDIALVTTAVARGDLTRTVTVEATGELLELKLTVNTMVDQLSAFADEVTRVAREVGTEGQLGGRAQVRGVSGVWKDLTDNVNFMASNLTSQVRNIAQVTTAVANGDLSQKITVDAQGEILELKSTINTMVDQLSAFADEVTRVAREVGTEGNLGGRAQVRGVSGVWKDLTDNVNFMADNLTSQVRNIALVSTAVAQGDLGKKITVEAKGEILELKSTINTMVDQLSAFADEVTRVAREVGTEGNLGGQAQVRGVSGVWKDLTDNVNFMALNLTSQVRNIAQVTTAVANGDLSKKITVDARGEILELKDTVNTMVEQLRAFADEVTRVAREVGTDGRLGGRAQVLGVSGVWRDLTDNVNYMADNLTSQVRNIAQVATAVAQGDLSKKIDVDARGEILELKTTINTMVDTLSSFSSEVTRVAREVGSEGQLGGQARVEGVYGTWKRLTTNVNELALNLTTQVRAIAEVASAVAQGDMSRSISVETRGEVAELKDNINLMVANLRETTRAKDWLESNLARLAALMQGHRDLMEVADLILRELTPLVNAQYGAFFLADPDEDGASLRTTVPAKGLAFIAGYGSAHSVTVDTGGMPVHGLVRQAAREKKRILVEEAPPDYIKINSGLGEAAPASVVIIPILFEDKLLGVIELASFSRFSDVHLAFFDQFVNTIGVAINTIIANSRTESLLGESQRLAIQLQDRSDELQSQQAELQRSNAELEEKAALLATSSQYKSEFLANMSHELRTPLNSLLILARLLSDNPDGHLSDQEVQFATTIHRSGSDLLQLINDILDLSKIEAGRMDVRPKKLPLIKLLDYVHATFRPLTIDRGLAFDVAVGEDVPREMYSDEQRLQQILRNLLSNAIKFTASGRVELRVGRVKDPEHRYTREDSEEVIAFAVSDTGIGIAPEKLPVIFEAFQQADGTTNRKYGGTGLGLSISREIAGLLGGRIIAESVPGKGSTFTLYVPVVSPGHAATGPAPEERPLPTPEQLSTESYITHDPEDSWPAPTKLEEWQVGRAGQVLPGRRVLIVDDDIRNVFALTHVLGRVGMPVLYAENGREGIETLERNPDVELVLMDIMMPEMDGYETISVIRRTPRWAGLPIVALTAKAMPGDREKSIARGANDYVPKPVDVDQLLTVVCALLDPEGADAEERDDFAEPTDPGPVTSGEPAVPPLTE, from the coding sequence ATGAGTGAGAACAGTGCTACGCGAGTGCTCGAAGACGGACAGATTCGAGCATCGGATCTGCGTCCGCTGCTCGCCGCCATGACCGCCGCCCGGGACGGAATCTTCACCCGGGTGCCGGAGACGGGGCACGGCCTGGTGGCCGAGCTGAGCACGGCCTTCAACCAGATCATGGACCGGAACGCCCACTTCAACTCGGAAGTGCAGCGCGTACGGCGGGAGCTGGTGCGGCACGGCCGGCTCGACGAGCGGCTGTCGGCGAGCCCGGGGCAGGGCTACTGGGCGGCCCGGGTCAGCGATGTGAACCAGCTGCTCGACGCGCTGGTGGCTCCGGCGGCGAACGCGACGCGGGTTCTGGACGCGGTGGCGGGCGGCGATCTGACCCAGCGGGTCGATCTGCACGACGGCAACCGGCAGTTGCGCGGAGATCTGCGCCGCCTGGGCCGGGCGGTCAACAAGATGGTCGACCAGCTGTCGCTGTTCACCGGCGAGGTGACCCGGGTGGCCCGCGAGGTCGGCACCGAGGGGCGGCTCGGCGGGCGCGCCAAGGTGCAGGGCCTGTCGGGGAGCTGGCGGGATGTGACCGAGGCGGTCAACACGATGGCGTCCCGGCTGACCGCGCAGGTCCGCGACATCGCCCTGGTGACCACGGCGGTGGCCCGCGGCGACCTGACCCGAACGGTGACCGTCGAGGCGACGGGTGAGCTGCTGGAACTGAAGCTCACCGTGAACACGATGGTCGACCAGCTCTCCGCGTTCGCCGACGAGGTCACCCGGGTGGCCCGCGAGGTCGGCACGGAGGGCCAGTTGGGCGGCCGTGCGCAGGTGCGCGGGGTGTCGGGGGTCTGGAAGGACCTCACCGACAACGTCAACTTCATGGCGTCGAACCTGACGTCGCAGGTCCGCAACATCGCCCAGGTCACCACGGCCGTGGCCAACGGCGACCTCAGCCAGAAGATCACGGTCGACGCACAGGGCGAGATCCTCGAACTCAAGTCGACGATCAACACGATGGTCGACCAGCTCTCCGCCTTCGCCGACGAGGTCACCCGGGTGGCCCGCGAGGTCGGCACCGAAGGCAACCTGGGCGGCCGTGCCCAGGTCAGAGGCGTGTCGGGGGTATGGAAGGACCTCACCGACAACGTCAACTTCATGGCGGACAACCTGACCTCGCAGGTCCGCAACATCGCGCTGGTGTCGACCGCCGTGGCCCAGGGCGACCTCGGCAAGAAGATCACGGTGGAGGCGAAGGGCGAGATCCTGGAGCTGAAGTCGACGATCAACACGATGGTCGACCAGCTCTCCGCCTTCGCCGACGAGGTCACCCGGGTGGCCCGCGAGGTCGGCACGGAGGGCAACCTGGGCGGTCAGGCGCAGGTCCGGGGCGTGTCCGGCGTCTGGAAGGACCTCACCGACAACGTCAACTTCATGGCCCTGAACCTGACTTCGCAGGTCCGCAACATCGCGCAGGTGACGACGGCCGTCGCGAACGGCGACCTGTCGAAGAAGATCACCGTCGACGCCCGCGGCGAGATCCTCGAACTGAAGGACACCGTCAACACGATGGTGGAGCAGCTGCGCGCCTTCGCCGACGAGGTGACGCGCGTGGCCCGTGAGGTCGGCACCGACGGGCGGCTCGGCGGGCGCGCGCAGGTGCTGGGCGTCTCCGGCGTCTGGCGCGATCTGACCGACAACGTGAACTACATGGCCGACAACCTGACCTCGCAGGTGCGGAACATCGCGCAGGTCGCGACGGCCGTGGCCCAGGGCGACCTGTCCAAGAAGATCGACGTGGACGCGCGCGGCGAGATCCTGGAGCTGAAGACCACCATCAACACGATGGTCGACACGCTGTCCTCCTTCTCCTCGGAGGTCACACGGGTGGCCCGCGAGGTGGGCAGCGAGGGCCAGCTCGGCGGCCAGGCACGGGTCGAGGGCGTGTACGGCACCTGGAAGCGCCTGACGACGAACGTGAACGAGCTCGCGCTCAACCTCACCACCCAGGTCCGCGCGATCGCCGAGGTGGCGTCCGCGGTGGCGCAGGGCGACATGTCGCGGTCCATCTCCGTGGAAACGCGTGGCGAGGTCGCCGAGCTGAAGGACAACATCAACCTGATGGTGGCCAACCTCCGCGAGACCACCCGCGCGAAGGACTGGCTGGAGTCGAACCTGGCGCGTCTCGCCGCGCTCATGCAGGGTCACCGGGACCTGATGGAGGTCGCGGACCTGATCCTGCGCGAGCTGACGCCGCTGGTGAACGCCCAGTACGGCGCGTTCTTCCTGGCCGATCCCGACGAGGACGGCGCCTCTCTGCGCACGACCGTCCCCGCGAAGGGGCTCGCGTTCATCGCCGGATACGGCTCGGCGCACTCGGTGACCGTCGACACGGGCGGCATGCCGGTCCACGGCCTCGTCCGCCAGGCCGCGCGGGAGAAGAAGCGGATCCTGGTGGAGGAGGCCCCACCCGACTACATCAAGATCAACAGCGGTCTGGGGGAGGCGGCCCCCGCGAGCGTCGTCATCATCCCGATCCTCTTCGAGGACAAGCTCCTCGGCGTGATCGAACTCGCCTCCTTCTCCCGCTTCTCCGATGTCCACCTGGCGTTCTTCGACCAGTTCGTGAACACCATCGGCGTCGCGATCAACACCATCATCGCCAACTCCCGCACGGAGTCCCTGCTCGGCGAGTCCCAGCGCCTCGCCATCCAGCTCCAGGACCGCTCGGACGAACTCCAGTCCCAGCAGGCGGAGTTGCAGCGCTCCAACGCAGAACTGGAGGAGAAGGCGGCCCTGCTGGCGACATCGTCCCAGTACAAGTCGGAGTTCCTGGCGAACATGTCGCACGAGCTGCGTACGCCGCTGAACTCGCTGCTGATCCTGGCCCGCCTGCTCTCCGACAACCCGGACGGCCATCTCTCCGACCAGGAAGTGCAGTTCGCGACGACGATCCACCGCTCGGGCTCCGACCTGCTCCAGCTGATCAACGACATCCTCGACCTGTCGAAGATCGAGGCCGGCCGGATGGACGTACGCCCGAAGAAGCTCCCGCTGATCAAGCTGCTCGACTACGTCCACGCCACGTTCCGCCCGCTCACGATCGACCGGGGGCTCGCCTTCGACGTCGCGGTCGGCGAGGACGTACCGCGCGAGATGTACTCGGACGAGCAGCGCCTCCAGCAGATCCTGCGCAATCTGCTGTCCAACGCGATCAAGTTCACCGCGAGCGGCCGGGTCGAGCTGCGCGTGGGCCGGGTCAAGGACCCCGAGCACCGCTACACCCGCGAGGACAGCGAGGAAGTGATCGCCTTCGCGGTCTCCGACACCGGCATCGGCATCGCGCCGGAGAAACTCCCGGTGATCTTCGAGGCGTTCCAGCAGGCCGACGGCACGACCAACCGCAAGTACGGCGGTACGGGGCTCGGGCTGTCCATCAGCCGGGAGATCGCCGGTCTGCTGGGCGGCCGGATCATCGCCGAGAGCGTCCCCGGCAAGGGGTCCACCTTCACGCTGTACGTCCCGGTCGTCAGCCCGGGCCACGCGGCGACCGGGCCGGCGCCCGAGGAACGTCCGCTGCCGACGCCCGAGCAGCTGTCCACCGAGTCGTACATCACCCACGATCCGGAGGACTCCTGGCCTGCGCCCACCAAGCTGGAGGAGTGGCAGGTGGGGCGCGCGGGGCAGGTGCTGCCCGGCCGGCGGGTGCTGATCGTGGACGACGACATCCGCAACGTCTTCGCGCTCACCCATGTGCTGGGCCGCGTCGGCATGCCCGTCCTGTACGCGGAGAACGGCCGCGAAGGCATCGAGACGCTGGAGCGCAATCCGGACGTCGAACTCGTCCTGATGGACATCATGATGCCGGAGATGGACGGCTACGAGACCATCTCCGTCATCCGCCGCACCCCGCGCTGGGCGGGCCTGCCCATCGTCGCGCTGACCGCGAAGGCGATGCCGGGAGACCGCGAGAAGTCCATCGCGCGCGGCGCCAACGACTACGTACCGAAGCCGGTGGACGTCGATCAGTTGCTGACCGTCGTCTGCGCGCTCCTGGACCCCGAGGGCGCGGACGCCGAGGAGCGGGACGACTTCGCCGAACCCACCGATCCGGGGCCGGTCACATCCGGGGAGCCCGCGGTCCCGCCGCTGACGGAGTGA
- a CDS encoding SpoIIE family protein phosphatase, giving the protein MGAFPTQRETQRDAVSRAPGAPAHQGAGRRTTVRTTLPGGSLAPGAARRFVREALADWAELGLSGAASLPGRLSDDAVVVVSELVTNAVVHAGTDVDLVCRIDESEEEPAGLVVEVSDRHPSRAVRDEAAGHPYGTAAAERPYGTPEYGRGLRLVSALSEAWGITYRTGAKTVWARLPVDGALPVDGAPAGDGVLPVEGTPVVEDGIGAYAGERSLGRGLRADEIFGPEHPGYPGHFGHVGGSEHFEPFEGPEHPDRSGLDSGLDSGLGIGLGIGFAENSGHPEASGPRGTQDHDWLNRGALSFLAEASDLLAGQLDEDLVAALAGQLLVPRLADWCAVWLEDEATGWRGPETGMAPGPRLARVWHGSENRIEDLRRALERHPPRLPESVRTRPVPAPWPAEALGPHGASGSALAYRLIAGGRPLGTLVIGRAGLLRYPDEITGLVEDLSRRVALAIGAARQYARQATISRVLQRGLLPGAVAEIPGVRSALVYEPLDKGGPSGDFYDLFPAGDGRWCFAVGDVQGKGPEAAVVIGLARPWLRLLAREGYQVADVLDRLNQLLLDDATEAADAAARALVAAGGPGLGADEGPQNRFLSLLYGELVPFEGGVRCTLASAGHPLPLLLTPDGDVRPVAQPQTLLGVVEDATYTCETFELHPADTLLCVTDGVTERRSGSHQFDDGDGLAAALAGCAGLSAELIAERIRRLVHEFGARPPEDDLALLVLQAERGAPSRGEGT; this is encoded by the coding sequence ATGGGGGCCTTTCCCACGCAACGGGAGACGCAGCGGGACGCGGTATCCCGCGCCCCCGGCGCGCCCGCGCACCAGGGGGCGGGACGGCGCACGACTGTGCGTACGACGCTGCCCGGCGGTTCTCTCGCGCCCGGCGCCGCCCGCCGCTTCGTCCGCGAGGCGCTGGCCGACTGGGCCGAACTCGGCCTGTCCGGCGCCGCGTCACTGCCCGGCCGGCTCTCCGACGACGCCGTGGTGGTGGTCAGCGAACTCGTCACCAACGCCGTCGTGCACGCCGGTACGGACGTCGACCTGGTGTGCCGCATCGACGAGTCCGAGGAGGAGCCGGCCGGGCTGGTCGTCGAGGTCTCCGACCGCCACCCTTCGCGTGCGGTACGGGACGAAGCCGCGGGCCACCCCTACGGCACCGCGGCCGCCGAACGCCCTTACGGCACGCCCGAGTACGGGCGCGGCCTGCGGCTCGTCTCCGCGCTCTCCGAGGCCTGGGGCATCACGTACCGCACCGGCGCCAAGACCGTCTGGGCCCGGCTGCCCGTCGACGGGGCGCTGCCTGTCGACGGGGCGCCGGCCGGCGACGGCGTGCTGCCCGTCGAGGGGACACCGGTCGTCGAGGACGGGATCGGGGCGTACGCCGGGGAGCGCTCCCTCGGACGCGGGCTGCGGGCGGACGAGATATTCGGGCCGGAGCACCCCGGGTATCCCGGCCATTTCGGGCACGTCGGGGGCTCCGAGCACTTCGAGCCCTTCGAGGGCCCCGAGCACCCCGACCGCTCCGGGCTCGATTCCGGGCTCGATTCCGGGCTCGGTATCGGGCTCGGTATCGGGTTCGCCGAGAATTCCGGCCACCCCGAGGCCTCCGGTCCACGCGGCACGCAGGACCACGACTGGCTCAACCGGGGCGCGCTCTCCTTCCTCGCCGAGGCCTCCGACCTGCTGGCCGGACAGCTCGACGAGGACCTGGTCGCCGCGCTCGCCGGCCAGCTCCTCGTACCGCGGCTCGCCGACTGGTGCGCGGTGTGGCTGGAGGACGAGGCGACGGGCTGGCGCGGCCCCGAGACGGGCATGGCTCCGGGGCCGCGGCTCGCCCGCGTCTGGCACGGCAGCGAGAACCGCATCGAGGACCTGCGCCGGGCGCTGGAGAGGCACCCGCCCCGGCTGCCCGAGTCGGTGCGCACCCGGCCCGTGCCCGCGCCCTGGCCCGCCGAGGCACTGGGCCCGCACGGCGCGAGCGGCTCGGCGCTCGCGTACCGGCTGATCGCCGGCGGCCGTCCGCTCGGCACGTTGGTCATCGGGCGGGCCGGGCTGCTGCGCTACCCCGACGAGATCACCGGCCTCGTGGAGGACCTGAGCCGCCGGGTGGCCCTCGCCATCGGGGCGGCCCGCCAGTACGCGCGCCAGGCCACCATCAGCCGGGTCCTCCAGCGCGGACTGCTGCCCGGCGCGGTCGCCGAGATCCCCGGGGTTCGCAGCGCCCTCGTGTACGAGCCGCTCGACAAGGGCGGACCCAGCGGTGACTTCTACGACCTGTTCCCGGCCGGGGACGGGCGCTGGTGCTTCGCCGTCGGCGATGTGCAGGGCAAGGGGCCCGAGGCCGCCGTGGTGATCGGGCTCGCCCGGCCCTGGCTGCGGCTCCTGGCGCGCGAGGGCTACCAGGTCGCGGACGTCCTGGACCGCCTCAACCAGCTCCTCCTCGACGACGCGACCGAGGCGGCGGACGCGGCGGCCAGGGCGCTGGTGGCGGCGGGCGGACCCGGTCTCGGCGCCGACGAGGGCCCGCAGAACCGCTTCCTGTCCCTCCTCTACGGCGAGCTGGTCCCCTTCGAGGGCGGGGTGCGGTGCACGCTCGCCTCCGCCGGGCATCCGCTGCCGCTGCTGCTGACCCCGGACGGCGACGTACGGCCCGTGGCTCAGCCGCAGACGCTCCTCGGGGTCGTCGAGGACGCGACGTACACCTGCGAGACCTTCGAGCTGCACCCCGCCGACACGCTGCTGTGCGTCACGGACGGGGTGACCGAGCGGCGCAGCGGCTCGCACCAGTTCGACGACGGCGACGGTCTCGCGGCGGCGCTGGCGGGGTGCGCGGGGCTGAGCGCCGAGCTGATCGCGGAACGCATCAGACGGCTGGTGCACGAGTTCGGGGCGCGCCCGCCGGAGGACGATCTGGCGCTGCTGGTGTTACAGGCGGAGCGCGGAGCACCGAGCCGGGGAGAAGGAACGTAA